TGCGCATACGAGGAACAGGTTGGCCAGACAAGGAAAATAATCAGCAAGCACACAGCTGCCGTCACAAAGGTCTCGAGCCGAGGTCTCAGAGCTGCACCTTCTGCACCATATCGTACTGGGGTCATTGAACTTGTCCTTGTTGATTTACTCTGCCAGGAGAGAATTTTGCTGCCCAACTGCTACACCTCTTGCCAGCGCCTGAAATGAATGATTCTATAAAGAAAAATGCAGACAATTCTCCTTCATTCCTGTGCTTACAGGAGTTGCATCTCGGCGCAGCGCAACAGCTGTTGTCGCGACCAGAGATGCGCTCCTACAATTCGGCCATACAGGTTGGCCTGACATCCTGAACAGGTCGACCGGTTCAGTCGAGCAATAACTAGTAAAGCCAGCAAACATCGTGCCGAACCGTCTGTCACTTTTTGCCCTGTGAACCTACCGCGAGCAGTTGCCCAGGGTGAATCGCCGCACCCGGCTCGAGTTTGTTCAGTCGCCTGATTTCATCGACACTCAGGCCATAGCGTTTGCTGATGCCATACAGCGTTTCTCCAGGACGAACCTTATGGTAGCGCCTGCTGGGGCTTTTTGCTGGCGTCAATGGCTGTGGTTTTGTGGCTGTCGTGGCCTTGTTGCCTGAGTCGAGCTTTTCGAACATCTCCATAAAAAGCGAAAACTCCTTGTTCTTGGCCTCAATTTCAGCAAGTCTAGCATCAAGCCAGTCGAGTCGATAACTCTTCTCGTCGAGTCGATAACTCTTCTCTTCCACCTTCTTCAGTCTGCTATCCAGGGATCTCAACTGCAAAGCAAGGCTGTTGTTGTCCACCCGCAACTTGATGATCATCAAGGCTAGAAAGAGCCCCACAACAAGAATGCCAACCGCAACGACCAGAGAGGTAGATTTTTTCTCGAAGGCATTGACGTATTCAAGAAGCGTCTCTTTCCACGAACGCCGATTGTTCTCGAGCAACTATACCACCCCTTCCAGTCAGACCCTAGCACACTCATGCGCTGACGGTATAAAAAGTGACCGTGGTAACACTCCTGACGTGGCCCTTCACGGCGCCACCTTTGCCAGACCGAACTTGTCGCCCGTCCTTCACCAGGCCTTCCACTATCATTACAAAAGAAAAAAATGAGGGCTTCCTGGGGCGCAGCCCCGCACCGGCTGATGACAGGGCCTCATTATTCCTCGCTAAATCTGCCCCTGCATGCAGCCACCCACCCGGGTGAGCAAGAGAGAGTCTGGCAGAGAGGGACAGGGGAGATTCTTAGCAGGAAATTCTTCTATCAAAGAGCCAAGGGTTATGTTATTCCGCTTCAAGTAGATGGGGTAATTGTCTAGTCCGAGCAAGCCTTTGGCCGAAAAAATTGTCATTGATACGCTTCTGGGCAAAATCCGCGGCAGCAGACTGAGAATCTCCCTGCTCGGGCATGGACTCGTGCCGCGCTGTCAACCTTGCAAAGGCTTGCCTTCAGCTTCAAGAAGCTCCTGCTCAACTTCCTCTCTAAGTTGTCTGATTTTGGTTAACCTGGAGGCCTGCAAGGCCTCCTCATCCTGCAATTTTCTCAAAAGGACTCTGAGTTCTTCTTCCTGGGCAACATCCATATCTGACCTCCCTGCTGACAGGCATGATGGCAAAAATTCAACAAGCCATCCAGGCAAGGATAATCATTCTATCGTTCGAGCCATGGTCAACAGGTCCACTGCACTTGCCTGGATGATATATTTTCGTTGCCGCTTGCCTTTAGGAACCTCTGCACTCGCTGCTCGCAGAGATATCGCCTAGAGGAACGACCCTTTGCCACCTGGCAGAGATAAAGAATTTTTCTAGAAGAGTTTCCTCTGGATTAGCGATTCTTTCAGTCTCTCCTTGATCTGAGCCATAACCTTTGATGCCGACCACAGACCTGTTCCTTCCAATTCCTCGAATACATCGACCCCTGCTGCCAGGAGGTTTTCAATAAACCTGCTGCGGCTCATTTGCGAAGACGAAGCAAGTTTATCAATCCTCTCGAGCAGCTGCGGCGCTATAGTAATCGCTATGGTCGGTCGTTGTCTGCCAGCCATTCATTCCCCTAATAAGCTAATTTATAGATTTGCTAATTGTATTGTAGTGCAATGCACAAGTCAAATAGTTTCCTCCCTGGCCAAAAAGGCTTGAGAACCGAAACTCTCAAGCCTGTCTTTTCCGTGGTGGGCGGGACAGGAGTTGAACCTGCGACCCCCGGCTTGTAAGGCCGATGCTCTCCCCACTGAGCTACCCGCCCGAGTGTTCATCATGCCATTAGCAGGTCAAGCCGCACTCTGTCAAGAAATTTCCTCATTTTATTGCGCAGTCAATTGCCTGAGGCAGCCAAATAAAAAAGCCCCAGCCAAAGGAAGTCTGGGGCGGCGTTCATGCTCTGGCAATTGGCTTGCTCCACTGCAACCGTCAATGAGCGGTGATATCCTTGATTTCGTCCGAAGTTGCTATGGTCTCCGGTGGTGGAATGGTCTCCGGCACCTCCTCCGGCTTCTTGAAGAGTTTATCCGGATCATCAAGTACCAGGGCCTGGGTGAGCACCTGATCCATATGCTCAACCAGGACCAGCTCTACTTCCTTGAGTATTTTCTGGGGGATCTCTTTGATGTCCTTGGCATTTTCTTTAGGAATGAGCACTTTCTTGATCAAGCCCCGGTGGGCAGCCAGTACTTTTTCCTTAAGGCCGCCGATGGGGAGCACTCGCCCTCTCAAGGTAATCTCGCCTGTCATGGCTAGGTCGCTTCGCACGGGCACCTTGAGCAGGGCGGATACAATAGCGGTGGCCATGGTGATGCCGGCTGAGGGGCCATCCTTGGGGATGGCACCTTCGGGCACGTGTACATGAATGTCCAGTTTCTGATAGAATTCCGGATCCAGTTCAAAAGCTTCGGCTCTGGACCGTA
This DNA window, taken from Deltaproteobacteria bacterium, encodes the following:
- a CDS encoding LysM peptidoglycan-binding domain-containing protein, which encodes MIIKLRVDNNSLALQLRSLDSRLKKVEEKSYRLDEKSYRLDWLDARLAEIEAKNKEFSLFMEMFEKLDSGNKATTATKPQPLTPAKSPSRRYHKVRPGETLYGISKRYGLSVDEIRRLNKLEPGAAIHPGQLLAVGSQGKK
- a CDS encoding ribbon-helix-helix protein, CopG family yields the protein MAGRQRPTIAITIAPQLLERIDKLASSSQMSRSRFIENLLAAGVDVFEELEGTGLWSASKVMAQIKERLKESLIQRKLF